ATGTTTGCGGCGGCTGCTGCAAACGGTATTGGGCTAACTGTCGTGAGCGGATACCGGTCCTATCAAGACCAGGCTGCAACGTATAACCATTGGGTGGCTGTTCACGGAAGCGTTCAGCGCGCCGACGGTGTCTCCGCCCGGCCCGGGTATTCGGAACACCAAACAGGGCTTGCCTTTGATGTGGGCCAGTCGGACGGGGTGTGCACCCTGTTGCCGTGTTTCCGGGACACGGCCGCGGGGCAGTGGATGGACGAGCACGCCCACCGTTACGGGTTCATCCTGCGTTATCCTCCCGGCCAAGAACAGGTCACTGGTTTTCAACCCGAATATTGGCACTTCCGGTACGTAGGGTTGGATATCAGCACGGATATGCATTCCAACGCCACACCCACTCTAGAGACGTACTTCGGTTTACCGGCCGCACCCAGCTACTAGTGAAATTTCGGGTCCGCAACCATCTCAATCACGTGGCCGTTAGTTATAAGCTTCAGGCATGTTAAAGGGATTCAAAGAATTCATGATGAAGGGCAACGTCGTAGACCTTGCCGTCGCGGTGGTTATTGGTACGGCGTTCGCAGCGGTCGTCAAGGCGCTCGTAGACAGTGTGCTGATGCCCCTGATTTCCATGTTGTTCGGAACACCGAATTTCGATGACTTTCTGGTCTTCGGCCAGGTCAAGTTCGGAGTCTTTCTGACCGCGGTTGTCACTTTCGTGCTCGTCGCCGCCGCCGTGTACTTCGTCGTGGTTCTACCGATGAATAAGATGATCGAACGCCGCAACCGTCGTCTGGGAATTGTCGAGGAGGAAGAGGCAATCGATCCGCAGATCCTGCTGCTCACTGAAATACGCGACAGCCTGCAGACCCGCCTGTAATTCGCCGTTCCCAAAGACCCGTCCCCCGATCATAGGGGCGGGCCTGCCAATCGCAACCCCTGTCCTAGGGCTTCACGCGACTCGACCATAAGGAAGGAACACGACATTGAGCAGTAGAGCTGCATGGAGAACGCTGTTTTTGACTTCACTAGTCGTTCTTGCCGTTGCAGGCTGTACAGGGATGGACACTCCTTCTATGGAAAGTGACAGAGCGACGGCGCCTATGGTCACGGCCAGCCCTGATTCGCTCACTCCGGTGGCTGATGTGAAGATCCAGGTGCCCGAAGATGAAGACGTGCTCGGATCCCTTGAGAACCAGAAGGGCATCGGCAGTATCGGACCATTGGAGGTCACAAAGCCGTCGCTGGTTATATTTGCCGCCTGTGCAGGACAAGGCCACGTCTCCGTGGGCATTCCGGGCGTAGGATCATTTCCGCTGAAGTGCGATTCCAACGCCAGTGGGGTGCGCAATGAGTTTGACGTTGGCCATGTAAGTGGTCCGATCACCGTGAAAATCGCGGGGATGGGCGAACAACGATGGGCAGTGACGGTAGCCCAGGCGGAACCAACCGGATACTAACTATTCCGGCGCTCGAATGGGCAAAGAGGCTGATCTTTCGCCGCGTCCGTCGTTCCGGCGCACCGAAAGTGCAGGTCAGGGGCCCCGCGCTGAGATAGGAGCCCTTTACCTGCACGAAAGGCGACGCTTAGGCGGTGCTCGCTAGGGTCAGATGCGAGCGAACGGCGCCAGCCAACTGATCGGCGAGCCGCTCAGCGGTCACCATGTCCTCAGCCTCAACCATGACGCGTACAACAGCTTCCGTACCCGACGGGCGCAACAAAACGCGCCCGGTTTCTCCAAGTTCACCCTGAGCAGCCATGACGGCATTCTTTACGCCCTCATGGGTGCTCACTGCTGTCTTGTCCACGTCCTTGACGTTGATGAGTACCTGGGGCAGTCGGGTCATGATGCTCGCGAGCTGCTTGAGCGACCGCCCGGTCTTGGCTACCTGGGCGGCGAGCTGAAGTCCCGTAAGGACGCCGTCGCCCGTAGTGGCATGATCGGCAATGATGACGTGGCCCGATTGCTCACCGCCGAGGCTGTAGCTGCCCTTGCGCATGGCCTCGAGAACGTAGCGATCCCCCACCCCGGTTTCCCGGACGCTAATGCCGGCCTCACGGAGAGCAAGTTTGAGTCCCAGATTGCTCATGACAGT
This region of Arthrobacter roseus genomic DNA includes:
- a CDS encoding M15 family metallopeptidase, yielding MTLRTPRSRKRTLTTTALSVAIAVVLAACGTGDNAADLTSKAALPGPQQTNPATATPSHSRATAAPPPSSTAVASVLPTQAVTKPTPAPNAYRDPTRLDVVVNKQRPVKPLNFVPSALTLPQVNLATAPGAAKMQADAAAALEDMFAAAAANGIGLTVVSGYRSYQDQAATYNHWVAVHGSVQRADGVSARPGYSEHQTGLAFDVGQSDGVCTLLPCFRDTAAGQWMDEHAHRYGFILRYPPGQEQVTGFQPEYWHFRYVGLDISTDMHSNATPTLETYFGLPAAPSY
- the mscL gene encoding large conductance mechanosensitive channel protein MscL; amino-acid sequence: MLKGFKEFMMKGNVVDLAVAVVIGTAFAAVVKALVDSVLMPLISMLFGTPNFDDFLVFGQVKFGVFLTAVVTFVLVAAAVYFVVVLPMNKMIERRNRRLGIVEEEEAIDPQILLLTEIRDSLQTRL